In Rhizobiales bacterium NRL2, a genomic segment contains:
- a CDS encoding ATPase, which produces MFYESGEAFRQDPHKSITLLGMSGVGKTMLANKLPKLEWFHYSADYRIGTKYLEEDILDNIKRKAMQVPFLRNLLLSDSIYICSNITVNNLDPISTFLGKIGNPASPAGEEGGLSYAEFRRRQDLHEQGEINSMFDVERFKNKAMDIYGYPNFINDASGSICEIVNPFGADDDPVLAALSAGTLLLYIRAGEADYKRVETAAMRNPKPLFYRDDFLRHAIPEYRRDAGLQAADVDQVDDIDPDDFVKWVFPRLWRHRIPRYQAIVDRHGYVVEAGEVAEVQDEAGFVDLVARAIDRRNREAA; this is translated from the coding sequence ATGTTCTACGAATCCGGCGAGGCGTTCCGCCAGGATCCGCACAAGTCCATCACGCTGCTCGGCATGTCGGGCGTCGGCAAGACCATGCTGGCCAACAAGCTGCCCAAGCTGGAATGGTTCCACTACTCGGCCGACTACCGCATCGGCACGAAGTATCTGGAAGAAGACATCCTCGACAACATCAAGCGCAAGGCGATGCAGGTGCCGTTCCTGCGCAACCTGCTGCTGAGCGACTCGATCTACATCTGCTCCAACATAACCGTGAACAACCTCGACCCGATTTCGACCTTTCTCGGCAAGATCGGCAATCCGGCCTCTCCCGCCGGCGAGGAAGGCGGGTTGAGCTATGCGGAGTTCCGGCGCCGTCAGGACCTTCACGAACAGGGCGAGATCAACTCGATGTTCGACGTGGAGCGGTTCAAGAACAAGGCGATGGACATCTACGGCTACCCGAACTTCATCAACGATGCCTCAGGCAGCATCTGCGAGATCGTCAATCCCTTCGGCGCGGATGACGACCCTGTCCTGGCCGCCCTGTCCGCGGGCACGCTGCTGCTCTATATCCGCGCAGGCGAAGCGGACTACAAGCGGGTCGAAACGGCAGCGATGCGGAATCCCAAACCATTGTTCTACAGGGATGATTTCCTGCGCCACGCCATTCCGGAGTACCGCCGGGATGCGGGGCTGCAGGCGGCCGACGTGGACCAGGTGGACGACATCGATCCCGACGATTTCGTGAAATGGGTGTTTCCGCGCCTCTGGCGGCACCGCATTCCGCGCTACCAGGCGATCGTGGATCGCCACGGCTACGTCGTCGAGGCCGGTGAGGTCGCCGAGGTGCAGGACGAGGCCGGTTTCGTGGACCTCGTCGCTCGCGCCATCGACCGTCGCAATCGCGAAGCGGCCTGA